Genomic DNA from Candidatus Koribacter versatilis Ellin345:
CGCCCGGATTGACTCCCGCCTGTTGAAAACGTTACAATCACATGGTTTGCCTGTACTTTCGCGTCCTTCCTAGGACACCCCGGAATGGTTGGGCCTCTCGGCCCCGCAAGGTTGTATCGGGGGAGTGCAAGCGCATAAAGTTCGTTTCTCGTAGCTCCACGTGCCGTTGCCCGTGTGCGCGGGAGCGTTAAGTTTCGGAGGCATCTATGTACGCGGTCATCCGCGCCGGGTCAAAGCAGTTTCGCGTCTCGCCCGGAGACGTTATCAAAGTCGATTCGGCTCCGCACTCGGAGTCGGGCAAGCTGGAAATCGCCGATGTGCTCGCAGTGAGCAACGGCCAAGGCAAGTTTGGCAGCCCGGAAAACGCTACCGTCACGGCCGAAATTCTCGGCGATGGACGCGGCGACAAGATCCTGGTCTTCCACTACAAGCGCAAGAAGCAGTACAAGAAGCTCCAGGGACATCGCCAAGGCTTCACGGCGCTGAAGATTACCGAGATCAATGTGGACGGCGAGAAGTTCACGATTGACGACATGCCGAAGAAGGAAGCTGCCCCGGCGAAGGCGCGCCGTTCGACAAAGAAAGCCGCAGCGGCTGAGTAAAGGATTAAGCGATGGCACATAAAAAAGGTTTAGGCAGCTCTCGAAACGGCCGCGACTCGAATGCCCAGCGGTTGGGCGTGAAGGCGTTTGGCGGCGAAACCGTGACCGGCGGGACGATCATCGTTCGTCAGCGCGGCACCCGCATTAAGCCGGGCCTGAATGTCGGCCGCGGCAAAGACGACACGCTCTTTGCGAAGGCCGATGGCCGCGTCGAGTTCAAGGATCGCGGGAACCTCGGGCGGTTCGTCAGCATCGTTCCGGCTAAGGCGTAGTTTTTTCCCACGTCCTGAAAGACGCGTGACGTGGGGCACCCGCTTAGAGAATGGGCCTCGCTGCGGCGAGGCCTTTTCGTTTGCAATAATGTTGAGAGCCGATGTTCGTTGATGAAGCCAAAATTCGAGTGAAGGCCGGGAACGGCGGGAATGGTATTGTCGCCTTCCGCCGCGAGAAGTTCGTGCCCCGTGGTGGTCCGTGGGGCGGCGACGGCGGCCGCGGTGGCGACGTCATAATGGAATCGAGCGAGCGCCACAACACGCTCGTACACTTCCGCTTCAATCCCGAATACAAGGCCGAGCGCGGACGCCATGGCGAAGGTGCCAACAAAACCGGCCGCGAGGGCGTAGACGTCCTGTTGAAAGTTCCCGTCGGCACGCTGGTGTACGACGACGAAACCGGCGAGTTGCTGCACGAGTTCGTTCACCCTGACGAGCGGATTATCATCGCCCGCGGCGGACGCGGCGGACGCGGCAACGCTCAATTCGCCACTCCGACGCATCAGGCGCCGCGCGAGTCCGAAGACGGCAAGATTGGTGATGAGAAGTTCCTGCGGCTTGAGTTGAAACTGCTGGCGGACGTTGGGCTGGTGGGTTATCCCAACGCCGGCAAGAGCACGCTGATTTCGCGCATTTCTTCGGCGCGGCCGAAGATCGCAGACTATCCGTTTACGACGTTGCAGCCGAACCTCGGTGTAGTGGTCGTCGGGGAGATGCCGCATGAACAGAGCTACGTGGTTGCCGACATCCCGGGATTGATCGAAGGCGCGAGCCTTGGAGCGGGCTTGGGTATGCAGTTCCTCCGTCACGTGGAGCGCACGCGATTGATCGCGCACCTGGTGGATGTGTCGGACGCGAGTGGGCGGCCGGATCCAGTGCAGGATTACAAGGTCATCACCAAAGAACTCGCAAGCTTCGGCTCGGGGATCGAGAAGAAACCGACGATCATTGTCGCGACGAAGATCGATGTCGCAAACCCCGACAAGCTGAAGAAGCTCACCACTTTCGCCAAGCGCAGCAAGAAAGCATTCTTCGCGATTTCCGCCGTGACCGGCGAAGGCATCGAGCCGCTGAAATGGGAGATGGCGAAGCGCGTGGAGGCGATCCGCGCGAAGGCACAAGATCCGGTTGAGGAAGCGGATGAGATCGAAGCGCCGAAGAAGAAGCGGCGTGCTCCGGCACGAAAGTCGGTGCGATGAACGTTGCGCTCTTCGGCGGCACCTACGATCCGATCCATCTAGGACATTTGGCGGTAGCGCGCGCCGCAGCCGAGCGCTTCAATCTGAAACAGATTCATTTCGTCCCGGCGTATATTCCGCCGCACAAGCAGAAGCAGGCGATTTCTAGCTTCGGCCATCGGTACACCATGATTTCGCTGGCGACCGCGGGGGATCCGCGGTTTATTCCGTCATTGCTGGAATCGCCGGATGCAATTCAGCGATCGGGACTCGACGCGAGCTATTCGTTCGATACCGTGCGGCGGATGAAGTCGCGGCTGAAGAAGGGCGACAAGCTGTACTTCCTGATCGGCATGGATGCCTTCGCCGATATTGCGAAGTGGCGCAATCCGGTGGAAGTTTTGCGGGAGTGCGAGTTCATTGTCGCCAACCGGCCGGGGTATTCACTCGCCGATGTTGTAAAGTCTTTGCCCAAGGAATTGCAGCCCACGGCGGAGGGGACTCGTCCCATAGAACGCGAAAAACCGCGGGGGGCGTTGAAACTGGAGGGTGCGACAATTCATCTGCTGGAAGATGTGAACGAGCCGGTTTCGTCCACGGAGATTCGGCTGGCGGTTGGAAAGCGCGGGCAAGCTTTAGAGCTTTTGGTAGGGGATGCCGTCGCAGATTACATCCGCAAACTCTATCTATACAAGCCCACCGAGCCGGTGCAAGATGAGGCCGGTAAGCAGAAATCCGGCCTAAAAGACCGTGGAGGGCTGCATGTGGTGGGCGGCCGGGAACATCAGGACTAAAAGAAATCAGGGCGAAAAGAGTACGCCGCGAGGTTTATGAGCAAATCTGAAAGTCGTAAAGCTGTTGCACTTGCGGTTTCTGCCGCACAGGAGAAAAAGGCGGAGAACATCGCTATTCTTGAGCTCGATAAGAGCTCGAGCGGGTTTACCGATTATTTCGTTATCTGCACCGGTAGCAACCCGCGGCAGCTACAAGCCATCTCCGATGAGGTAGACCAGAAGCTCTCCTCGATTGGTCAGGAGCCCCGGCACGTGGAGGGCTATAACCAGGCGGAGTGGGTGCTGATGGACTATGTGGATTTCGTCGTCCACATTTTCAGCGAGAACGCGCGCAAGTTTTACGACCTGGAGCGGCTGTGGAAGTCCGCCAAACATCTTTCCCCGGAAGACCTGAGCAAGCCCTCGGAACGGACCCCGGCCAAATCGCGACCGGCAGCCAAGAAAACGGCGGTACGCAAGAGCGCGCCAGCAGTAAAGAAGCCGCGCAAGACCGCCGCGAAGAAAGCGACCAAGCGCACCCGCGGTTGAACGACAACACAATGAGCGAACAGGGCGCAGCCTCGGCGAAAGCGGCAGAGAGCAGCGCCCTTTCTGCTTATGTGGCGGTGGATGCGGCGTCGAAGAGGCTCGTCGAGCAGATCAAGCGCGTAGCGCAGAGCGCCGCGACCGTGCTGGTGCGCGGCGAGAACGGCGTTGGCAAAGATCTTGTTGCGTCGCTGCTGCACTACCTGGGACCTAATCGCGATGAGCCGATGGTGAAGATCGACTGCGCGAGCCTGCCGCACGAACTCATCGAAAGCGAACTCTTCGGTTACGAGAAGGGCGCGTTCACCGGCGCTACGCACCAGAAACGCGGGCGCCTGGAACTGGCCGGCAATGGCACGCTGATCCTCGATGAGATCGCGGCGTTGACGATGCCGATGCAGGCGAAGCTGCTGCGCGTGATCGAACAGAAAGAGTTCGAGCGCCTCGGTGGCGAGAAGACGATTAAAGTCCATGCGCGCATTCTTGCCCTGACGAATGTGGACCTGGAACGCGCGGTGGCGCGGCGATCGTTTCGCGAAGATCTTTACTACCGCCTGAGCGTGATTCCGCTTGTGGTGCCACCTCTGCGGGAACGGCGCGACGACATCCAGCCGCTGGCGGAACACTTCCTTTCACAACTCGCGCAGGTGCATCGGCGACCGAAGCCAGTGTTTACGGCGGGAGCGTTGGAGGCATTGCTGAGCTTCAGCTATCCCGGCAATGTTCGCCAGCTGCGCAATATTCTCGAGCGCGTGGTGGTTATGAGCACCGGCCCGGAGATCCATGAAGATGATCTGCCAAGCTTCGTGCGCCAAGCCACCGGGCGTCCGATGATGACGCTGGAAGAGTTGGAGCGCAGCTACATCGCCGAAGTGCTCGACGCGACGCGCGGAAAGAAGTCGAAGGCCGCGGAGATTTTGGGGATCAGTCGGAAGACGCTGCTGGAGAAGCGGAAGCGGTACGGGCTGGATTGACGCCTCAGTATCTCTCCTGCGAATTTGCCTTATGATTGTCCGCACATGAAGCTCCGCGTTGTGTGGATCGGCAAGACCAAAGAATCCGCCATCCAAACCCTTACCGGCGAATATCTCAAGCGGCTGTCGCGTTACGTCGCGACGGAGGGGCTTGAGATTGGCTCGGAAGAAGCACTGCTCAAGTTGAAGGACCGACCGGGGCGGACCGCTCCCGTGCTTGTTCTGATGGATGAGCGCGGCAAGCAGGTGGGATCCGAAGAGCTAGCTAATTTTCTTGGCTATCATCGCGACCAGGGTGTGCAGGACCTGATTTTTGCGATTGGGCCTTCTGACGGCTGGCAGAAAGAAACGCTAAAATCCGCCACCCAAGTCCTCTCGATGGGCAAAATGACCCTGCCGCACGAGCTTGCCCGGGTGGTGCTGCTGGAGCAGCTTTACCGGGGCTACACCATTCTTACGGGACATCCTTACCACGGTGGACACTGATGCTATCCCTGACGCGGATTTGGCGGCGGATTGGTCTTGACGGCCTGGAGCACATCACGCTTCAGGAAGTGCCGGGTGGCTATGTTGCGGATTCGGTGCTCTCGGTGGAAGCCGATCTCGGCGGCGTGACATGCGAGTATCACTTCGATCTTGATGCGCGCTGGCGGACAAAGACATTCACGCTGAAGCAGCATCAATCCGGAGAAGACCGGACACTGCGGATTGAGCGCGTTCACGAGAGCGAGTGGAAGGTGGATGGCGCTGATCGGCCGGATCTCAGCGGCTGCCTCGATCTGGACCTGACGGTCTCGCCATTTACGAACACGCTGGCGATTCGTCAGCTTGCGCTTGCGCCGAATGAGGCGAAGGAACTGAATGCGGTGTACGTGAAGATTCCACAGTTGGAAGTCGTTCTGGCGCGGCAGCGGTATCAGCGGCTGGATGCGAACGAGCCGCCACGGCGGTTCTTGTATTCCGGGCTCGATACCGGATTCATTCAAGAGATTACGGTGGATGAGCACGCGCTCGTCGAAGGCTATCCCCGTTTCGCCGAGCGCGTTGCCTGAGTTATACGCGGATTCCGCCACCCGCGAGAATCGTTTCACCCGTTACCCAACCCGAGTCTCCCGAGGCGAGGAACAATGCGACTTTGGCAATGTCGTCCGGCTGGCCTACGCGGCCGAGCGGCGTTCTTAAGACCGAAGACTTGGAGAGGTCTTCTTCGTAACCCGACGCCTGCACACCTTCGGTGATCGTGAATCCCGGCGAGAGCGAGTTCACGCGGATCTTCTTCGGACCCAATTCTTGGGCCAGCACGCGCGAGATCACATCCACAGCGCCTTTGGTCGCGCTGTAGACCGCGCTGCCAGACGGCGGCGTCTTGGCAACCACCGAGCTGATATTGATGATCGAACCGCCCTCTTCGGGGATAAGCTTCACGAATTCCTGCGTGGTGAACAGCAGACCGGTGACGTTAAGGTCGAAGATCTTTTTGACGTGCGTTTCATCAATCAGTTCCAGCGGACGGAATTCGTACACGCCGGCATTGTTCACCAGGATGTCCACTTTACCGAACTGCTTCTTCGTTTCCGCCGCTAATTTCTTGGCATCTTCCGGCTTGGAGAGATCGGCGTGGATGGCTACCGCCTTGCCGCCGGCTTTCTGAATCTCGTTGACTACTTTGTCTGCACCGGCTTTGCTCGATGCGTAATTCACGACTACGCTCGCGCCTTCGCCTGCCAATGTCTTTGCGATTGCTGCGCCGATTCCTTTCGACGCGCCCGTTACCACTGCAACTTTTCCGCTCAGCTTGCCCATTGTCGTCGTCCTCCCACATTTCGATAGTTAGATAATTGTCTAACTGTCACAACGAATCAGATGAGCGCCGTGACGGAAGGATTCAGGCAAGATTTAGCGGCCGATTTTCTTGAGTTCTTTCAGGTAGGCCTTCCAGGCAGGGCGTTGCAGGCTCAGATACACGTACTTGGATTCCTTACGAACTTCGACAAGTCCGGCGGACTCAAGCTCTTTCAAATGGTGGGAGAGCGTTGCGGGCGTGACTTCGTGGCATTCCTTCACCGCGGCGCACGAAACCTCTTCTTCTGAGGCAATTTGCTGCAGGATCTCGAAGCGCCGGGGATCAGCCAAGGCTTTGGCGATCCGGGTGAATTGTCGTTTTTCCATAGCCGCATGATACGCCAGCGGCCTGGCGAATCGAATCTGGCGGCGCGACATCCAATAGACAGGCGGGTTTGCCGGAAATACCGTAAATCCGCTAAAATTAAGATGTTTGGATTACCCAGCCATCTCCGGTTGGGTACCCCCGGAGCACCCAGACGAACTCGTGAGTCAACCGGGTTTTACGAGGAGCACGGCGAGCCGATCAGGCAACTAGGAAAAGTTCCATGAAAACAGCAACTCATCCTTCGTATGACGAAGTCCGCGTCCAATGCGCGTGCGGCAATAGTTTCGCGACCCGCTCCACGCACAAAGGCGACATCCACGTGGAAATTTGTTCTGCCTGCCACCCATTCTTCACGGGCAAACAGAAGCTGATGGATACCGCCGGCCGAGTCGAGCGCTTCCGCCGCAAGTACGCGAAAGCGGACAAGCAAGCCGACAAACAGTAAGTTCGGAACACAGGAAGCCTCCGCGCAGGCGGAGGCTTTTCTTATGCTTTGGCCTTTGTTTCCGTGGGCTTGTCGCCGCCGTAAAGCCAGGCCGCGATAAGCAGCGAAACGATCAGGAACAGGATTGCGTCGGATAACGACCCGAACACCTGGCCCTTGTTGTACCAGGGCTGGCCGGCGGAAAGGGCGCTATGCTGGCTCCAGCGCTGGATCCACATAAGCAACGGGTTTTCCACCGCGCGCACCATACCGGTGACAAAGTTATAAAGCAGGAAAGCGATCAACACCGCGCCAACATGGCGGTCACGTAACCAAACTCGCATCAGGCCTCCAAAGGAATTAGCACTAGAATAGCAAGAGACCGTGAGAAAAGGCTTCGACAACCCGATTCAGCACCAGGCGCCCGAAGGTGCCTGTGTCGCCGTGCGCTTCCAGATTGGCAGCGTCGAGATCCGTCCCGCGACCGTGCTGGCGCCGATGGCAGGGGTGACGGACACGGTTTTCCGGCGGTTCATCCGCAACCTGGGCGGCTGCGGACTGATGATGACGGAGTTCACCTCGGCTGACGGCTTGGCGCGGATGCGCGAGGCAAAGGCCCGGCGCTATCTCACGTTCTACGGCAACGAGCGCCCGATTTCGGCACAGTTGTTCGGCAGCGATGCCGAAACGCTCGCCGACGCGGCAAAGGTCGTGCAGGACCTCGGCTTCGACCTGGTCGACCTGAATTTAGGATGTCCGTCGAAGCGCGTGGTGAAGTGCAATGGCGGCTCCGGACTGTTGCGCGACTTGCCGCAGATCAAAGTTATCTTCGAATCCGTACGCAAGGCGGTGACGATTCCGTTCACGGTGAAGTTCCGCGCCGGCTGGAACGAGAAGGAACTCGTTTTCCTTGAGCTGGCGAAATTGGCGGAGAATTGCGGGCTGAATGCTGTCGCGATGCATGCGCGAACGCGCGAGCAGGGCTACAGCGGCCAGGCGAACTGGGGATGGATTGCCGACCTGAAGCAGGTGGTGAAAATTCCTGTCATCGGGAATGGCGATATCCGTACACCCGAAGATGCGGCGGCGATGGTGGCGAAGACCGGCTGTGATGCCGTGATGATCGGCCGCTCCGCGGCGTCGAATCCATGGATCTTCCGTCAGATCGAGCAGTACACCGCCACCGGACGCTACGATCTGCCGACCAACGAAGATCGCTACGAGATGATCCGCATGTACTTCCGCATGCTGATCGAGAACGACACCCAAGGCGCGGAAGGCAAGATGAAGCAGTTCGCCTCGTGGTTCACGCATGGCGTGCCGGGAGGAGGCGTTCTGCGCAAAGCCGTGTACGAAGCGAAGAAGCGCGAGACGATTCTGGTGGCGGTGGATCAGTTCTTCGAAGCGTTGCTCGCCGGCAAAATTGCAGCTGCGAGCGAGACGGGGCCGTCACCGAATGATGAGCTGGAGTCAAATCCGGCGGCAATGACGGGCTAGACGAACCACTCCCTCTCTCTCCACAAATAACTCGCAATCGCCATCCGCACTAAAATCTGGACTCCGTCGAGACTCATCGCCGCATAGCGTTCGTCCACCACAGCGCTCGAGATATGCGGCACGACAAACAGAATTCCGACGGCGCAGAGGATGACGGTCAGCAACCGCGCCCAGTTCTGACGCAGCAACAAGCCCGTTCCGCCTGCGCAGAGCGCGATCGTGTACAGGAAGAAGGGCGTCGGCCCCATGACTTCGAGGCCGCTGCCGAGCAGCTGTGCGGCGAGGCGCAACGACATCGAGCCAATCAACGACAGCACTCCACAAATACACAGCACCGCTGCGAATGAGAAACACACGATCGCAATCGGCAAGATCAGCACCGGCCGTTCCACGTTCTCGGAGGTGAGCAACTGCTGCGTCATGTGGTGAAAGGTTGTACCGGCGGATTCCCGGGGCGCAACCGCGGGTTTAGGAATTGAATCACACCTAGTGGAAGTACGAAGCAAAGAGGAGGCTAGATTCAATGGCAGCAACCAAAAAGTCCACACGCAGCCGCTCATCGCGGAGCAGCGGGACGCGCTCGCGTAAAACTGCAGCGAAGAAGAAGAGCACACGTCGCACGTCGGCGAAGAAGTCGTCGCGTCGTAAATACAGCCCGAAAGCTGGAAAGTCCGTGAAGCGCGAGATGCATGAGTTCAAGCGTGGCAAGTTAAAGAGCGGACGTAGCGGAAAGAAAGTGAAGAGCCGTAAGCAGGCGATCGCGATTGGTTTGTCGGAAGCACGGCGTTCGGGCGCGAAGGTTCCGCGTAAGAAGGCCGCGTAGTCGAACCCTCAAGGGAGAAAGAGAAAACACCGGTGGGTGCCGGTGTTTTCTGTTTCACAGATAGGAAACACATGCTCAAGGCTGCGATCTTCGATATTGACGGCACGCTTGTTGACTCAGTGGACCTCCACGCCGAGGCTTGGGTGCGCGCGTTCCACCGCTTTCGTTATCAGCACGTAACGTTCGCCGAGGTTCGCTCGCAAATCGGCAAAGGCGGCGATCAACTCATGCCCGTCTTTATCCCGCAGCAGGACCTGGAGCGGATTGGCGATGCGTTAGAGCAATGGCGCTCGGAACTCTTCCGTCGCGAATACATGCCTCACGTGAAGCCATTCCCCATGGTGCGCGAACTCTTTGAGCATTTGAAGAACGATGGCTGGCAGATCGCGCTGGCGTCGTCATCGAACAAGCAGGACCTGGAGCAGTATAAAAAGATTGCGAACATCGGTGATCTTCTGGAAGCAAGCACCTCCGCCGATGACGCAGAACGCTCCAAGCCGCATCCCGACATCTTTGCCGCGGCGCTCGATCATCTTGGCGGACTGAAGCCGACTGAAGTTGTGGTGGTGGGTGATACACCCTATGACGCCGAGGCTGCGCGCAAGCTCGGGGTCCGCGAGATTATCGGCGTGTTGTGCGGCGGATTTCGGGAAGATGATCTGCGCAAGTCAGGATGCACCGCGATTTATCCCGAGCCGGCGGACATCCTGGAGCACTACGCCGAATCCGCATTCGGAAGAGCGCGTAAGGCGGCTTAGGATTTCTTGTCGGAACTGGTGGAAGGCTTCGGCGTCTCCGCGGATGCTGGGGCACTCTCCGATTTCTTTTCTGAAGAAGTGGAGTCGGTTGAGCTGCTTTTGGCCGCGCCACCCTTTTTCTTCGCGTAGTCGGTTACGTACCAGCCTTCGCCCTTGAATTGCACGGCGGGAGCGCTCAGCAGGCGTTCGACCTCGCCGCCGCACTTTGGGCAGACTTTTTCGGGCTCGTCCGAGAACTTCTGGATCTTTTCAAAACGCTCGCGGCACTGTTTGCACTCGTATTCGTAGAGAGGCACGGAAATGAATCCTTAATTCAACTTGATCTCTCTTTGATTCTAGAGTTGCGGGAAAATCCGCGCAAACTTGAGGTATCCTGCGCTGGATGGCGGAGAACGTCCAGCGCGGCACGCTGTACCTCGTGGGGACGCCGATTGGCAACCTCGAAGACATCACTTTCCGCGCCATTCGCACGATGAAAGAGGTCCAGCTCATTGCCTGCGAAGACACGCGCCAGACCCAAAAACTCCTCAATCACTACGATATCGTGACCCACACCACCAGCTATCACGAGCACAATGAGCTGACGCGGTCCGCCGAGCTGGTAATGCAGTTGGAACAAGGGAAGAGCATCGCTCTGGTTACCGATGCCGGTATGCCTGGAATTTCCGATCCGGGCTTCCGATTGATTACGCTGGCGATCCGGCACCGGATTCCCGTTGTTCCGATTCCCGGTCCGTCGGCTTTTCTCAGCGCGCTTGTCGCCAGCGGACTGCCGACTGATGCGTTTCGTTTCCTGGGCTTTCTTCCCAGCAAAGAAGGCCAGCGCGCCAAAGCGCTGGAGGGGATTCGGAATTCGACGCGGACCGTCATCTTCTACGAGGCTCCGCATCGGTTGCTCGAGACCGTTGAGGAGATCGTGCAGGTTCTTGGCCCGGAGCGGCCGGTCGTGGTCGCGCGTGAGGTGACGAAACTGCATGAAGAGTTTCTTCGTGGAACGTCCACCGAAGTTCTCTCCGAGCTGAAACATCGCGCAGAGGTGAAGGGCGAGATCACGTTGCTCATCGGCCGTGCCCCCGAGCAGCAGCATGGTCAATCTGTGTTCAGCGCCGCCACGGTCCGCACACGCGTGCGTGAACTGATGAAGCACGAGAACCTTGACGAACGCGATGCGCTCAAGCGTGTAGCCAAAGAGATGGGCGTGAGCAAGAGCGAAGCCTACCGCGAATTGCAGAAGACCAAGGACTGACGCCTATTCTCCTGACGAATGATCGTGCACGATGCGCCATCCCTCGGGGAATTTCCGCACCAGCAGCGTGAACATCCCGTGCGGCTTCTTGCCGTCCGGCATCTCGAGTTGCCACTGGCCGCGCACGAAGGCCGCATCATCGGACAGTGATGTAATTTTCAATTCAGGAAATGACACCTTTCCCATGGTCTTGCCCGAACCTTGGTAACGTGCCTTGTAGCGGTCCAGGGTCGGCTGCCAGCCGTGGGTTTCTGTGGCGTTGGAGAAGAACGTCAGGTCAGGCGAATTCCAGTATCCGGCCATGTAGCCCTCCAGATCGCCGTGGTTCCAGGCTTCGGTCTGGGCCTGCAAGACCTTTTGAATCTGCTGCTCAGCCGCATTTCCATCGGATTGCGAGGCAACGGAGGATTGGGCGGTTGCCAAGGCTCCCCAAACTACGATCGCGCATAGCAGTACCACTCTCAATGGTGTTACCAAGTTAATTACTCCCAAAGGTACTCATATTGTTGGCACCGGAGGTACAGTACCATCGTTATAGCTGGTTACGTTGACCGAGGTTACAAGTTGCTGTAAGTTGGACGCTCTTCTACCCGTTGCTTAGGATTCATGCGCCTTTGGGCCATATACTGAGCGGGAAGAAGACGCGATTCGGAACGGGAAGTCCAGTTACAGGTTCGTTACCTGTAACCTCCTCTTCAGCGTCGTGACCCAGTCAGGCTGTGTGGGTCTCCCCCCATGCCATTGCAGCCGCAAGGGCAACTCTGCGCGAAATTCAGGGTTGATGCTCTGCGCGGGGCTCGCTCTCGGGAATTTGGTACAGGGTCCTCGCGCCGATGTTCGGTGCTCGGCCGAGGAAGAGTGATATGCCAACGGAAACCATAGGCCGTTACGAAGTGGAAAGCGTCATTGGACGCGGCGCAATGGCCGTCGTCTACAAGGCCGTCGATCCTACGATCGGCCGCACCGTTGCGCTCAAGACCATGCGCTTCGACGTGCATGGCATCGAGAAGAATGAAGTACTGTCGCGCTTCCGCAATGAAGCGCGCGCAGCGGGAAAGCTACTTCATCCGAACCTGGTCACAATTTACGACGCCGGCGAACAGGAAGGAACGTTCTACATCGCTATGGAGTGCGTTGAGGGGAATACCCTCCAGGCGCTGCTCTCCGAACAGCGGTTCCTCACCCTCGATCGCACCATCGACATCATGACCCAGATTTGCGCTGGCCTCGATTACGCCCATGCTAACGGCGTAATCCACCGCGACATTAAGCCGGCGAACATCATGATCACCCGCAGTGGCGTGGTGAAAATCATGGATTTCGGTATCGCCAAGTCCGGCGCGCAGTTGACGACCGGCGGCGATGTCCTGGGCACCCCGAATTACATCTCGCCCGAAATGGTGAAGGGCGATCCAATTGATGGCCGTTCTGACCTGTTCAGCGCCGCAGTGATTCTCCACGAAATGTTGCTTGGGGAACGTCCGTTCACGGCGCCGAACATCAGCACCATCATCTACAAGATTGTGAATGAGCCGTTGCCGCCGGACCTCGAGACGAAGGTACATCCGGCCGTTGCTGCGATTTTGCGCAAGGCGCTCTCGAAACATCCGTCGGACCGCTACCAGGCGGGTGCGGATTTAGTCGGAGCGTTAAAGAGCTACCAAGCTCTGCTCACGCAACCAATTCCGACCTCGGTTGTTCCGGGGACACCGATTGTCACGAACTGGCCTGCGGTTTCACCAGCGGCAAGCGCGGCTGCACCGAAGCTCTCCGACACGGCTTCGTATCCAAGACCGCAACAGTCGCCGTCGGCGCCCCCAGGTCCTACCTATCAGGCGCCTGAGGTGTTCGGCTCCGACGTTCCGGAAGTCTTCCGCGCTCCTGTGTCGTCGTCAGACCTGGGCAGCACTCCATATCCGCCACCGATGAGGTCGTCGTCACCGCCACCGCCAGCGAATCCGGTTCCGGCGAGCTTTGGTCCGGTGGGGATGCAGCCGGCTGTGGTGCCGCCGCCGATTTTCGGGGCAAAGAATCTTGAGCATGAAACGATTGCGCCACCGCCGTCAAAGAGCGCATTTCCGCGCATTTTGATTGTGGCCGTCGTAACGGTGGTCGTCATCGCGGCCGGCGTCTTCGGCTATCGCGCCATGAACGATCAGACGCCCTCGAAACAACAAGC
This window encodes:
- a CDS encoding FmdB family zinc ribbon protein, producing MPLYEYECKQCRERFEKIQKFSDEPEKVCPKCGGEVERLLSAPAVQFKGEGWYVTDYAKKKGGAAKSSSTDSTSSEKKSESAPASAETPKPSTSSDKKS
- a CDS encoding DUF6496 domain-containing protein, with protein sequence MAATKKSTRSRSSRSSGTRSRKTAAKKKSTRRTSAKKSSRRKYSPKAGKSVKREMHEFKRGKLKSGRSGKKVKSRKQAIAIGLSEARRSGAKVPRKKAA
- a CDS encoding HAD family hydrolase, whose amino-acid sequence is MLKAAIFDIDGTLVDSVDLHAEAWVRAFHRFRYQHVTFAEVRSQIGKGGDQLMPVFIPQQDLERIGDALEQWRSELFRREYMPHVKPFPMVRELFEHLKNDGWQIALASSSNKQDLEQYKKIANIGDLLEASTSADDAERSKPHPDIFAAALDHLGGLKPTEVVVVGDTPYDAEAARKLGVREIIGVLCGGFREDDLRKSGCTAIYPEPADILEHYAESAFGRARKAA
- the dusB gene encoding tRNA dihydrouridine synthase DusB is translated as MRKGFDNPIQHQAPEGACVAVRFQIGSVEIRPATVLAPMAGVTDTVFRRFIRNLGGCGLMMTEFTSADGLARMREAKARRYLTFYGNERPISAQLFGSDAETLADAAKVVQDLGFDLVDLNLGCPSKRVVKCNGGSGLLRDLPQIKVIFESVRKAVTIPFTVKFRAGWNEKELVFLELAKLAENCGLNAVAMHARTREQGYSGQANWGWIADLKQVVKIPVIGNGDIRTPEDAAAMVAKTGCDAVMIGRSAASNPWIFRQIEQYTATGRYDLPTNEDRYEMIRMYFRMLIENDTQGAEGKMKQFASWFTHGVPGGGVLRKAVYEAKKRETILVAVDQFFEALLAGKIAAASETGPSPNDELESNPAAMTG
- a CDS encoding YybH family protein — protein: MATAQSSVASQSDGNAAEQQIQKVLQAQTEAWNHGDLEGYMAGYWNSPDLTFFSNATETHGWQPTLDRYKARYQGSGKTMGKVSFPELKITSLSDDAAFVRGQWQLEMPDGKKPHGMFTLLVRKFPEGWRIVHDHSSGE
- a CDS encoding serine/threonine-protein kinase; translation: MPTETIGRYEVESVIGRGAMAVVYKAVDPTIGRTVALKTMRFDVHGIEKNEVLSRFRNEARAAGKLLHPNLVTIYDAGEQEGTFYIAMECVEGNTLQALLSEQRFLTLDRTIDIMTQICAGLDYAHANGVIHRDIKPANIMITRSGVVKIMDFGIAKSGAQLTTGGDVLGTPNYISPEMVKGDPIDGRSDLFSAAVILHEMLLGERPFTAPNISTIIYKIVNEPLPPDLETKVHPAVAAILRKALSKHPSDRYQAGADLVGALKSYQALLTQPIPTSVVPGTPIVTNWPAVSPAASAAAPKLSDTASYPRPQQSPSAPPGPTYQAPEVFGSDVPEVFRAPVSSSDLGSTPYPPPMRSSSPPPPANPVPASFGPVGMQPAVVPPPIFGAKNLEHETIAPPPSKSAFPRILIVAVVTVVVIAAGVFGYRAMNDQTPSKQQAPLTVVTPDPVAITQTESAKGREETSKIDASAAAATVNKANAAPAATKGNKKNPQPTPAPAVATVAPPPVVPGATTADLAINSNPAGASVQLDGQNRGEKTPFTASGMKAGSHTVIFTRPGYQPMTRTVEIAAGNNASLNVNLAVAPTGIAFESTPAGAQIFVDDEPTGKVTPATVTIPPGSHSVSIFKQGFDEGTGNVHVGEGELQHFAVVLQPGDRDSRTKRLFAGAKDKGMIIVRSRPRGAQIRLEDMNVATTPARIIVRNGKAHLLVTKDGYKPFKKEVQVDKGDIVVVDATLEPVGQ
- the rsmI gene encoding 16S rRNA (cytidine(1402)-2'-O)-methyltransferase, producing the protein MAENVQRGTLYLVGTPIGNLEDITFRAIRTMKEVQLIACEDTRQTQKLLNHYDIVTHTTSYHEHNELTRSAELVMQLEQGKSIALVTDAGMPGISDPGFRLITLAIRHRIPVVPIPGPSAFLSALVASGLPTDAFRFLGFLPSKEGQRAKALEGIRNSTRTVIFYEAPHRLLETVEEIVQVLGPERPVVVAREVTKLHEEFLRGTSTEVLSELKHRAEVKGEITLLIGRAPEQQHGQSVFSAATVRTRVRELMKHENLDERDALKRVAKEMGVSKSEAYRELQKTKD
- the rpmE gene encoding 50S ribosomal protein L31, which encodes MKTATHPSYDEVRVQCACGNSFATRSTHKGDIHVEICSACHPFFTGKQKLMDTAGRVERFRRKYAKADKQADKQ